The Deinococcus gobiensis I-0 genome includes the window TGCCCCCGCCGACTGGAGCACGGTCAGCAACCACTGCAGCAGCGTTCAACTGTCCTAAGGTTCCCCTCCCTTCCCCTCTTCCCTCTCTCCCCTAAGGACGTGACCCCATGAAACGAGTTCTCCAGCTCCAGACCCTTCAGGCCTCCAACCCCGCTCCCGCCGAATGGAGCACCGTCAGCAACCACTGCGGTAGCCACCAGCTCGCCTGAGCTAAACCGCAACACCAACTCCCTCGCCTTCTCCCCTCTAAGGACGTGACCCCATGAAACGAGTTCTCCAGCTCCAGACCCTCCAGGCTTCCAACCCCGCTCCCGCCGAATGGAGCACCGTCAGCAACCACTGCGGTAGCCACCAGCTCGCCTGAGCTGAACCGCAACACCAACTCCCTCACCTTCTCCCCTTTAAGGACGTGACCCCATGAAACGAGTTCTCCAGCTCCAGACCCTCCAGGCCTCCAACCCCGCTCCCGCTGACTGGAGCACCGTCAGCAACCACTGTGGAAGCCACCAGCTCGCCTGAGCTAAACCGCAACACCAACTCCCTCGCCTTCTCCCCTCTAAGGACGTGACCCCATGAAACGAGTTCTCCAGCTCCAGACCCTCCAGGCTTCCAACCCCGCTCCCGCCGAATGGAGCACCGTCAGCAACTACTGCAGCAGCGTTCAGCTCAGCTGAGGTGGGCTCTTCACCAGCAATCTCCCTCTCTCCCCAAGGACGTGACCCCATGAAACGAGTTCTTCAGCTTCAGACCCTCCAGGCCTCCAACCCCGCTCCTGCCGACTGGAGCACTGTCAGCAACCACTGTGGAAGCCATGTGCAGTTGGATTGACTCAGTACCCACTTTCAAGAGCGACCAACCGACCGTTCTTGCGCACGTTCACACCTATGTCCCAATTCCGACTCCGTTCGACGCCGAGAAGTGAAACAACCCAGGGGCGCCAAAGCGCCCCTTTTTCTTCCCTATAACACAAGAATCCCAAATGGCATCAGGAGGTTTTATGACCAGCGGAGCTAACCTCGTCCCACCCCGTTTCAACATGCAGCAGGTTGTCAAACATCTTCACCTTCGCTCGGATTTCTATGAACCTTTCGAGCGGTATCAGCCCAGCGACGCCTTCGTCAAGATTATTCAGGAACAACTGCCTTTAACCAGCCGAATCCTGCGAGAGGCATTCTGGACACACATCCAGCACCTGGGCGGGGAAGTGCCCATGCAGGGCTGGAAGATCCACGTTTCTGCGATACAGAAGAACGCCCCTGCCATCCTCAGCAAGGTGGCTCAAGTCTGCTGCGCGGCACGTGTCCCCTTCAAATTCGCCAGTGATCCTTTCGTCCTCTCGTTGCTCCTGGGGAAGGGATGTGCGCGTGGCTCCAGTGGGAAATTCATGACCATCTATCCACACGATGAGCAACAGGCGCGCGTTTTGTTGGAAGAGTTGTACGCCGCTCTCCAAGGCTTTGAAGGGCCGTACGTGCTCTCAGATCGCCGCTTCCGGGACTGCTCCGTCCTGTATTACCGATACGGCGGCTTTACTCCCATCACACGGCGGGATGCCGACGGCCTGCTGACGTCCTACCTCATGCGCCCAGACCTGCAACTTGAGCCAGACGACCGGACTCCCTACTTCCAGGTGCCAGATTGGCTGCACGACCCTTTCCAGGCGGAAGAGCCCGAGGAGAGCGCGAGTGCGCGACTGAATGGACGCTACGAGGTTCTCACGGTCCTGAGTTACTCAAATTCCGGAGGGGTTTACAAAGCGGTCGATCACCAGACAGGAAAGACGGTGGTGGTTAAGGAGGCCCGGCCCCACGTCGACACCAGTGCCTCGGGACAAGATGCCATCGAGCAGCTGCGAAAGGAATTCCGTCTGCTCAGCCATCTCCGAGGCTCGGGTGTCGCTCCGGAGCCCATCGAAACGTTCACCGAATGGGAGCACCTCTTCCTTGTACAAGAGTTCGTCCAGGGAGAGTCGCTCCACACCTTCACGGGCAAATACAGCCCGGTGATCCGTACGTCCCACACCGAAGACGAACTGCAGGCTTGGTGGCAACTTCTGCGCTCTGTCGCGGTGTCCATCTTGGACAAGGTCCGTATTCTTCACGCACGGGACGTCGTCTTCGGAGACCTCTCCCTGAACAATGTCCTCGTCACTATCGAAGACGGCCGGTGCGTGGGCGTGCGACTCATTGACTTTGAGGGCGCCAGCCGGCCAGGAGTGGACACAGCAGTCAACATGTTTACTCCCGGATTTGCGCGGCCCGGCCGGACAGCGCGGCAGTACACCACC containing:
- a CDS encoding class III lanthipeptide, whose protein sequence is MKRVLQLQTLQASNPAPAEWSTVSNHCGSHQLA
- a CDS encoding class III lanthipeptide, whose protein sequence is MKRVLQLQTLQASNPAPAEWSTVSNHCGSHQLA